A genome region from Phalacrocorax carbo chromosome 27, bPhaCar2.1, whole genome shotgun sequence includes the following:
- the LOC104052956 gene encoding electroneutral sodium bicarbonate exchanger 1, with the protein MPLGRQSHRHHRPHSQKPRKREREKDSALTEPGYRYTPSQRVQVILGTEEDEQHVPHDLFSELDEIYVKEGEGAEWKERARWLKFEEDVEDGGDRWSKPYVATLSLHSLFELRSCITKGTVLLDVCANSIEEIADMILGQQEESAEFDEGVRAKVREVLLKKHHHQNEKKRNNLLPIVCSFADVSEKQSDPHLLDKPAQTLTPHPSATAAEAKSGVSHESSAMDLSKAELHFMKKIPTGAEASNVLVGELDFLRQPIVAFVRLTPAVLLSGLMEVPIPTRFLFVLLGPQGKAHQYHEIGRSMATLMTDEVFHDVAYKAKNRADLVAGVDEFLDQVTVLPPGEWDPSIRIEPPKNVPSQEKRKVPGALDDSASHSEPEKHSGPELERTGRLFGGLILDVKRKAPWFWSDFRDGLRLQCLASFLFLYCACMSPVITFGGLLGEATNGHISAMESLLGASMTGVVYSLFAGQPLTILGSTGPVLVFEKILYKFCKEYKLSYLCLRACIGLWTAAFCIVLVATDASSLVCYITRFTEEAFASLICIIFIYEALEKLSHLRETYPVHMHSQLDLLTLYSCKCEAPTRPSNETLRFWESNKVNVSGIAWENLTVTECRYLHGEFQGPACGRDGPYTPNVLFWCCILFFSTFVLSSLLKKFKTSRYFPTRVRATVSDFAVFLTIVIMVLIDLVTGIPSPKLHVPHVFKPTRDDRGWFISPIGPNPWWTVPAALIPALLCTILIFMDQQITAVIVNRKEHRLKKGCGYHLDLFVVAVMLGVCSVMGLPWFVAATVLSITHVNSLKVESGCSAPGEQPKFLGIREQRVTGLMIFVLMGCSVFFTSVLKFIPMPVLYGVFLYMGVSSLRGIQFFDRLKLFWMPAKHQPDFVYLRHVPLRKVHFFTAIQLICLVLLWGIKASRAAIIFPMMVLALVFVRRVMDFCFSKRELSFLDDLMPESKKQRLGDAKTEAQEEEESQKTMAAAANCVQLELGETSGLDIPQQPSDRADPSEINISEEMSNMTVWKVLTMKRETL; encoded by the exons ATGCCGCTGGGGAGGCAGAGCCACCGGCATCACCGACCCCACAGCCAGAAGCCACGGAAACGGGAACGGGAGAAGGACTCTGCCCTGACGGAGCCGGGCTACCGCT ACACCCCATCCCAGCGGGTGCAGGTCATCCTCGGGACCGAGGAGGATGAGCAGCACGTCCCCCATGACTTGTTCAGCGAGCTGGATGAGATCTACGTGAAAGAGGGGGAAGGTGCTGAGTGGAAGGAAAGGGCAAG GTGGCTGAAGTTTGAGGAGGACGTGGAAGACGGCGGCGATCGCTGGAGCAAGCCCTACGTGGCCACGCTGTCCTTGCACAGCCTCTTTGAGCTGAGGAGCTGCATCaccaagggcacggtgctgctGGACGTTTGTGCCAACAGCATCGAAGAGATTGCAG ATATGATCCTGGGCCAGCAAGAAGAGTCCGCCGAGTTTGACGAGGGCGTGCGGGCAAAAGTTCGAGAAGTGCTTCTGAAGAAGCATCACCACCAGAAcgagaagaaaagaaacaacctTCTCCCCATCGTCTGCTCATTTGCTGATGTGAGCGAGAAGCAGTCGGACCCACACCTCCTCGACAAGCCAG CCCAAACACTCACCCCTCACCCTTCTGCCACCGCTGCGGAAGCTAAAAGTGGGGTGAGCCATGAGAGCAGCGCGATGGATTTAAGCAAG GCGGAGCTGCACTTCATGAAGAAGATTCCCACCGGTGCTGAAGCGTCCAACGTGCTTGTAGGAGAGCTGGATTTCCTTCGCCAGCCCATCGTGGCATTCGTCCGCCTGACCCCGGCTGTCCTCCTCTCGGGCCTGATGGAAGTTCCCATCCCCACAAG gttcctgtttgttttgcttggacCGCAAGGAAAAGCCCATCAGTACCATGAGATCGGCAGGTCCATGGCTACTCTCATGACGGATGAG GTTTTCCACGACGTTGCCTACAAAGCCAAGAACCGGGCTGACCTCGTGGCCGGCGTCGACGAGTTTCTGGATCAGGTCACGGTCTTGCCGCCAGGAGAGTGGGATCCATCGATCCGAATCGAGCCCCCCAAAAACGTCCCTTCGCAG gaaaaaaggaaggtgcCAGGAGCTCTCGATGACAGTGCTTCTCACAGCGAGCCGGAGAAACACAGTGGTCCTGAACTGGAGCGGACGGGAAG gcTCTTTGGAGGTTTGATCCTGGACGTGAAGCGAAAGGCCCCGTGGTTCTGGAGCGACTTCCGGGATGGTCTGAGGCTGCAGTGTCTGGcgtccttcctcttcctctacTGTGCCTGCATGTCCCCTGTCATCACCtttggggggctgctgggggaggcGACCAATGGCCACATA AGTGCCATGGAGTCGCTGCTGGGCGCATCCATGACCGGCGTGGTGTATTCCCTCTTTGCTGGGCAGCCTCTCACCATCCTCGGGAGCACCGGACCCGTCCTTGTGTTCGAGAAGATCCTTTACAAGTTCTGCAA GGAGTACAAGCTCTCCTATCTCTGTCTGCGGGCGTGCATCGGGCTGTGGACTGCCGCCTTCTGCATTGTGCTGGTGGCCACCGACGCCAGCTCTTTGGTGTGCTACATCACCCGCTTCACCGAAGAAGCCTTTGCCTCCCTCATCTGCATCATCTTCATCTACGAGGCTCTGGAGAAGCTGAGTCACCTGCGAGAGACCTACCCTGTGCACATGCACAGCCAGCTCGACCTCCTCACCCTCTACTC ctgtAAGTGTGAGGCACCGACCCGTCCCAGCAACGAAACCCTGCGCTTCTGGGAGAGCAACAAGGTCAACGTGTCCGGCATCGCCTGGGAAAACCTCACGGTGACT GAATGTCGGTATTTGCACGGCGAGTTTCAAGGACCTGCCTGTGGGCGCGATGGCCCCTACACACCTAATGTCCTCTTCTGGTGCTgcatccttttcttctccacctTTGTCCTGTCGAGCTTGCTGAAGAAGTTCAAAACCAGCCGTTACTTCCCAACCAGA GTACGGGCCACAGTGAGCGACTTTGCCGTTTTCCTCACCATCGTCATCATGGTGCTCATTGACTTGGTGACTGGGATCCCGTCCCCGAAGCTCCACGTGCCCCATGTGTTCAAG CCGACCAGAGATGACCGCGGGTGGTTCATCAGCCCCATCGGCCCCAACCCGTGGTGGACGGTGCCGGCTGCGCtcatcccagctctgctctgcaccaTCCTGATCTTCATGGACCAGCAGATCACGGCTGTTATTGTCAACAGGAAGGAGCACAGGCTGAAG AAAGGATGCGGGTACCACCTGGACCTTTTTGTGGTGGCCGTGATGCTCGGGGTGTGCTCCGTGATGGGGCTGCCCTGGTTTGTGGCTGCCACCGTCCTGTCCATCACCCATGTGAACAGCCTCAAAGTAGAGTCTGGCTGCTCAGCTCCCGGGGAACAACCCAAGTTTTTGGGGATACGAGAGCAGAGAGTCACTGGCTTGATGATCTTTGTGCTCATGGGCTGCTCCGTCTTCTTCACTTCTGTGTTAAAG TTCATCCCAATGCCTGTGCTTTACGGCGTCTTCCTCTACATGGGCGTGTCGTCCCTCAGAGGAATTCAG TTCTTCGATCGCTTGAAGCTGTTCTGGATGCCGGCGAAACACCAGCCGGATTTCGTCTACCTGCGGCACGTGCCCTTGCGAAAGGTGCATTTCTTCACCGCCATCCAGCTGATCTGCCTCGTCCTGCTCTGGGGCATCAAGGCGTCCCGTGCCGCCATCATCTTTCCCATGATG GTGTTGGCTCTCGTTTTTGTGCGGAGAGTGATGGATTTCTGCTTCTCCAAGCGAGAGCTCAGCTTTCTGGATGACCTGATGCCagaaagcaagaagcagaggTTGGGCGACGCCAAAACCGAAGCCCAAGAGGAAGAG